Proteins encoded by one window of Flexibacter flexilis DSM 6793:
- a CDS encoding pirin family protein produces MNRKDFIKKGLLGAGIFASSGAVAGVIQNDIDELKELEILGFNHLPNKEERTLNTVLHKATTRGHADHGWLNTHHSFSFANYYNPDRMHFGVLRVLNDDVVSAGMGFSTHPHDNMEIVSIPLEGDLEHKDSMGNTAIIKEGDVQVMSAGTGIYHSEYNKNQDKDVKFLQIWVFPNKSNVQPRYDQISIRSVEKKNAFYQVLSPSPNDQGVWIHQNAWFHLGKFDQHINTSYKLKDRNNGVYLFVLDGEIEVNGQKLTKRDGFGLWNTDKVSVKTMSHSRVLLMEVPMTL; encoded by the coding sequence ATGAACAGAAAAGATTTTATAAAAAAAGGATTGTTAGGCGCAGGCATTTTTGCAAGTTCTGGCGCAGTGGCTGGCGTTATCCAAAACGACATTGACGAGTTAAAAGAACTCGAAATTTTGGGGTTCAATCATTTGCCCAACAAAGAAGAACGCACCCTCAACACCGTGTTGCACAAAGCCACCACGCGCGGCCATGCCGACCACGGTTGGCTCAACACGCACCATTCCTTTAGCTTTGCCAACTACTACAACCCCGACCGTATGCACTTTGGCGTGTTGCGCGTACTCAACGACGATGTAGTTTCGGCAGGAATGGGATTTAGCACACACCCACACGACAATATGGAAATTGTTTCCATTCCGCTCGAAGGCGATTTGGAACACAAAGACAGCATGGGCAACACGGCCATTATCAAAGAAGGTGACGTGCAGGTAATGAGCGCAGGAACAGGCATTTACCACAGTGAATACAACAAAAACCAAGACAAAGACGTGAAGTTTTTGCAAATTTGGGTGTTCCCCAACAAAAGCAACGTACAGCCGCGTTACGACCAAATTTCTATCCGAAGTGTAGAAAAGAAAAACGCTTTTTATCAGGTACTTTCCCCCAGCCCCAACGACCAAGGCGTATGGATACACCAAAACGCATGGTTTCATTTGGGCAAATTTGACCAGCACATCAACACCTCCTACAAACTCAAAGACCGCAACAATGGCGTTTATTTGTTCGTGTTGGATGGCGAAATAGAAGTAAACGGCCAAAAACTCACCAAAAGAGATGGTTTCGGCCTTTGGAACACCGACAAGGTAAGTGTTAAAACCATGTCGCACAGCCGCGTTTTGCTCATGGAAGTCCCCATGACGCTCTAA